The following coding sequences lie in one Caloenas nicobarica isolate bCalNic1 chromosome 13, bCalNic1.hap1, whole genome shotgun sequence genomic window:
- the SEPTIN8 gene encoding septin-8 isoform X5 has product MAATDLERFSNEEKRNLSLGGHVGFDSLPDQLVSKSVTQGFSFNILCVGETGIGKSTLMNTLFNTTFETEEASHYESAVRLRPRTYDLQESNVHLKLTIVDAVGFGDQINKDESYRPIVEYIDTQFENYLQEELKIRRSLFNYHDTRIHVCLYFITPTGHSLKSLDLVTMKKLDSKVNIIPIIAKADTISKSELHKFKIKIMSELVSNGVQIYQFPTDDEAVAEINSVMNAHLPFAVVGSTEEVKVGNKLVRARQYPWGVVQVENESHCDFVKLREMLIRVNMEDLREQTHTRHYELYRRCKLEEMGFKDTDPDSQPFSLQETYETKRKEFLGELQKKEEEMRQMFVNKVKETEAELKEKERELHEKFEHLKRIHQEEKRKVEEKRRELEEEMNAFNRRKVAVETLQSQSLQATSQQPLKKDKDKKN; this is encoded by the exons AATGAAGAGAAGAGGAACCTCTCCCTGGGGGGCCACGTGGGCTTCGACAGTCTCCCCGACCAGCTGGTCAGCAAGTCTGTCACACAAGGCTTCAGCTTCAACATCCTCTGCGTGG GTGAGACCGGCATTGGGAAATCCACACTAATGAATACGCTCTTCAATACCACGTTTGAGACGGAGGAAGCCAGTCACTACGAGAGCGCGGTTCGCTTGCGGCCACGGACCTATGACTTGCAGGAGAGCAACGTCCACCTGAAGCTGACGATTGTGGACGCGGTTGGATTTGGGGATCAGATAAATAAAGATGAAAG TTACAGGCCTATAGTTGAGTACATTGATACGCAGTTTGAAAACTATTTGCAAGAAGAGCTGAAAATCCGCCGATCTCTCTTCAACTATCATGACACGAGGATTCACGTCTGCCTGTACTTCATCACCCCAACTGGACACTCGCTCAAGTCCTTGGATCTGGTGACGATGAAGAAGTTGGATAGCAAG GTGAACATCATCCCCATCATTGCCAAGGCAGACACCATCTCCAAGAGCGAGCTGCACAAGTTCAAGATCAAGATCATGAGCGAGCTGGTCAGCAACGGGGTGCAGATCTATCAGTTCCCCACGGACGACGAAGCGGTCGCAGAGATCAACTCCGTGATGAAC GCTCACCTGCCGTTCGCCGTGGTGGGCAGCACGGAGGAGGTGAAGGTTGGGAACAAGCTGGTGAGAGCTCGGCAGTACCCGTGGGGAGTGGTGCAGG TTGAGAATGAAAGTCACTGTGACTTTGTGAAGCTGCGGGAAATGCTGATTCGAGTCAACATGGAAGATCTTCGGGAGCAGACCCACACCCGCCACTATGAGCTGTACAGGAGGTGCAAGCTGGAGGAGATGGGCTTCAAGGACACGGATCCAGACAGCCAACCCTTCAG CCTCCAAGAAACGTACGAGACCAAAAGGAAAGAGTTCTTGGGCGAGCtccagaagaaagaggaagaaatgagacAAATGTTTGTTAACAAAGTCAAGGAGACGGAGGCAGagctgaaagagaaggagagagag CTGCATGAGAAATTTGAGCACTTAAAAAGGATACaccaggaagagaaaaggaaggtggaggagaagaggagggagCTAGAGGAAGAGATGAACGCCTTCAACAGGCGGAAAGTAGCGGTGGAAACCTTGCAGTCCCAATCCTTGCAGGCTACCTCACAGCAGCCGCTGAAGAAGgacaaagacaagaaaaa ttaa
- the SEPTIN8 gene encoding septin-8 isoform X4, producing MAATDLERFSNEEKRNLSLGGHVGFDSLPDQLVSKSVTQGFSFNILCVGETGIGKSTLMNTLFNTTFETEEASHYESAVRLRPRTYDLQESNVHLKLTIVDAVGFGDQINKDESYRPIVEYIDTQFENYLQEELKIRRSLFNYHDTRIHVCLYFITPTGHSLKSLDLVTMKKLDSKVNIIPIIAKADTISKSELHKFKIKIMSELVSNGVQIYQFPTDDEAVAEINSVMNAHLPFAVVGSTEEVKVGNKLVRARQYPWGVVQVENESHCDFVKLREMLIRVNMEDLREQTHTRHYELYRRCKLEEMGFKDTDPDSQPFSLQETYETKRKEFLGELQKKEEEMRQMFVNKVKETEAELKEKERELHEKFEHLKRIHQEEKRKVEEKRRELEEEMNAFNRRKVAVETLQSQSLQATSQQPLKKDKDKKNFFSLPSGCSITSGRHVN from the exons AATGAAGAGAAGAGGAACCTCTCCCTGGGGGGCCACGTGGGCTTCGACAGTCTCCCCGACCAGCTGGTCAGCAAGTCTGTCACACAAGGCTTCAGCTTCAACATCCTCTGCGTGG GTGAGACCGGCATTGGGAAATCCACACTAATGAATACGCTCTTCAATACCACGTTTGAGACGGAGGAAGCCAGTCACTACGAGAGCGCGGTTCGCTTGCGGCCACGGACCTATGACTTGCAGGAGAGCAACGTCCACCTGAAGCTGACGATTGTGGACGCGGTTGGATTTGGGGATCAGATAAATAAAGATGAAAG TTACAGGCCTATAGTTGAGTACATTGATACGCAGTTTGAAAACTATTTGCAAGAAGAGCTGAAAATCCGCCGATCTCTCTTCAACTATCATGACACGAGGATTCACGTCTGCCTGTACTTCATCACCCCAACTGGACACTCGCTCAAGTCCTTGGATCTGGTGACGATGAAGAAGTTGGATAGCAAG GTGAACATCATCCCCATCATTGCCAAGGCAGACACCATCTCCAAGAGCGAGCTGCACAAGTTCAAGATCAAGATCATGAGCGAGCTGGTCAGCAACGGGGTGCAGATCTATCAGTTCCCCACGGACGACGAAGCGGTCGCAGAGATCAACTCCGTGATGAAC GCTCACCTGCCGTTCGCCGTGGTGGGCAGCACGGAGGAGGTGAAGGTTGGGAACAAGCTGGTGAGAGCTCGGCAGTACCCGTGGGGAGTGGTGCAGG TTGAGAATGAAAGTCACTGTGACTTTGTGAAGCTGCGGGAAATGCTGATTCGAGTCAACATGGAAGATCTTCGGGAGCAGACCCACACCCGCCACTATGAGCTGTACAGGAGGTGCAAGCTGGAGGAGATGGGCTTCAAGGACACGGATCCAGACAGCCAACCCTTCAG CCTCCAAGAAACGTACGAGACCAAAAGGAAAGAGTTCTTGGGCGAGCtccagaagaaagaggaagaaatgagacAAATGTTTGTTAACAAAGTCAAGGAGACGGAGGCAGagctgaaagagaaggagagagag CTGCATGAGAAATTTGAGCACTTAAAAAGGATACaccaggaagagaaaaggaaggtggaggagaagaggagggagCTAGAGGAAGAGATGAACGCCTTCAACAGGCGGAAAGTAGCGGTGGAAACCTTGCAGTCCCAATCCTTGCAGGCTACCTCACAGCAGCCGCTGAAGAAGgacaaagacaagaaaaa CTTTTTTAGTCTTCCCAGTGGGTGCTCCATAACATCAGGAAGACATGTTAATTAG